A region of the Bryobacteraceae bacterium genome:
TCTTCCGGCCCCGCGCACCAGTAGACCGGTATCCGGCGGGCGAGCCGCTCGGCCACGGCGCGGAAATTCCCGAGCGGCCAGTTCTTCCGCGGACTTCCGCTAAAGGGGTGAATGACGGCGTAGCCGGCGCTGGGCGCGCGGAATGGAAGCCGCGGAACTCCGCCCGGCGGAGCGCCCACCTGGGCCAGGTAATAGTCCACGGCATGCATCGGGCAACCTTCCGGCGGAATGGCGCGGTGGAACTCGAACGGCAGCCCCTCGACCTGCGCGCGAAAATCCCCCCGTTGCGCACCGTACCAGGAAACGATGCGCTGGAAGCGGCACAGCCGTTCCAGGACCTCCTCTCCCAGGCAGAGGTTGTCGAGTCCCACAGCGTACAGGGAACGCGCCGGAGCCAGATGCTGAAACAGCGGAATGTTCTGCTCCGGGCACCAGATTTCGGCCGGGCGGAGAAATTCCACCGCCGGCAGACTGACGATGGCATCGCCAATGGCCCCGGGCCGGATGACCAACGTTCCGGCCGGGGCCGAGGGAACGGCCTGACCTGACACTTTCATCGGCTTCCAAGAAGGGCGCTTTATGAATATGACTCTTGCCGCCTCCCGGAAACAAATTCGCAGGCCTAGCCCGGGCGTCCAGTCCGCGAATGGAGCCCGCGCGAGTGGGAAGTCAAAAGCAGGAATCGGGTTCAGTGCTGCGAATGAAGCGAGCCCAGGGAGCGAGTCTCATTCGCAGGCCCTCAAGGGCTCGGTTTTCGAGGGAGCAGCCATGGGCCTTCCTCCTCCGCGCACCGGAGAAAACCCAGCATCGCGCCGTCTTTCTCCTCAACTGCTGTCTGACCCCAGGGTCGATGCTTTCGTCGCCATCAATGTCAGCGAAGTCGCTCTCATGCGCGAACTTGTCCCGGAGGGGCATCCGCCCGGCGGTCTGCTCGGCGAGCCGGCCGTCCGGGGTCTGGATGAAGACGCGGTTCCGGGCAGGGGCTGGCTTGCAGCAGAAGTAGTCCGACCCCGAATCCGTCAGGATCAGGTCGGCCCGCCCGTCCTGATTGATGTCGCCGGTTGCCGCTCTGCGGGCACTGAGGACCACGATCGGATTTTCGCCGAAAACGTCTTTCGTCGCCTCTGTGAAATGGCCCTTCCCATCGTTGCGGTAGGCATGCAATGTGCAGGGTGGCGCCCTTGGATTATAAAAGGCAGAGCCGACCAGGTCCAGGTCGCCGTCACCATCGAAGTCGATGGGGATGAGCGTCGAGAACGCCGCTTCGAAGGCGGACTGACGCTGCCCGGACCATTGAAACGGGTTGGCGTTCCAAAGGCCAGGCCGGAACCAGACGGGCCAATACTGGTCGATGACCGCGTTGTTGGCATTGCCGTTGGTCAGCTTCACGCGGGAGGCGTAAACGAGCGTAGCGGACTTGCCCGAGACGAGATCATGGAACGTGTAGCCAGGATCGTCATCCTGCGGCCCGAAAGCTCCACCCGGATCACTACGCGCCACACACCGGCGCCCGAGTCAGCATACGGGCGGCCCATGGCGGGCGGCGGCACTGAAAGAGCGATACCGCGGTTTTCTGAAGCCAGACACGGGGCGCGCCATGCCCGCGACAGGATCAGGCAAGTCTTCCGCAAAAATCGGCTACCGGATGTTGCGAGCTCGGCTTCAGGCTGGAATTGTCAGGGACAAAAACCATGAAGAAACGCAGACTCGGACAGAGAGGCCCGGAAGTGAGCGCCATCGGGCTGGGTTGCATGGGCATGAGCTTCAGCTACGGCCCGACGCCCGACCGGCGGGACATGATCGCGCTGTTACGCGCCGCCGTCGAGCGGGGCGTCACATTTTTCGACACGGCCGAAGTCTACGGCCCCTACACCAACGAAGAGCTCGTCGGGGAAGCGCTTGAGCCCTTCCGCGGCCAGGTGGTCATCGCCACCAAATTCGGCTTCCGCCTCCGCGATGATGACCAGCCGGGCTGGCTGGGGCTGGACAGCAGCCCGCAGCGGATCCGCAAGGCCGTGGAAGGTTCGCTCCGGCGGCTTCGCGTGGAGGCCATTGACCTCCTGTATCAGCATCGCGTGGACCCCAATGTCCCCATGGAGGACGTGGCCGGCACGGTCGGCGAGCTGATCCGCGAGGGCAAGGTGAAACACTTCGGTCTGAGCGAGGCGGCCGCCTCCACCATCCGCCGCGCCCACGCCGTGCAGCCGGTGACGGCCATCCAGAGCGAGTACTCGCTCTGGCACCGGCGCCCGGAGGCCGAAGTTCTTCCGGCCTGCGAGGAGCTGGGCATCGGGTTTGTGCCCTACAGTCCGCTCGGCAAGGGCTTCCTCACCGGCAGGATCGACGAGAGCACACAGTTCGCCGCCTCCGACTTCCGCTCCCGTCTCCCGCGCTTCACGCCGGAGGCGATGCGGCACAACAAGGCGCTGGTCGAGCTGCTCGAACAGTTTGGTCGGCGCCGCGGCGCCACCCCCGCCCAGGTGGCGCTCGCCTGGCTGCTCGCGCAGAAGCCCTGGATCGTGCCGATCCCCGGAACGACGAAGCTCTCGCGGCTTGAGGAGAATCTCGCCGCGGCCGACATGGAACTCACCCGCGACGAGCTGCACGAACTCGACGAGGCCGCCTCGCGCGTCCAGATCGTCGGCGAGCGCTATCCGGAAGAGATCGAACGCATGAGCTACCTGTGATGGGGACGAAAGGGACGGCCCGACCCGGCGCTTTCGAAAGTGGTCAGGGCCGCTCATCTCGCTCGCCCTCCGGGCCAGCTTCATTCTCGACGCCACGGCCCGTCAGCGGCGAGCGAACGGCGCGAAGTGTGCAGATACGAGCGGCTTGGTCAGGCGCGGTTGGCTGGCGCAGGACTACAGCCGCGCCGTTGAACCGTGCGCGTCTCCGAAAGTAGGTCTATCGAAACAGCGGGCCCAGCCACTTCATCACCGGCCAGTCCTCCGGCCGCTCCACCACCTGCACCCACTGCCGCGGCCACTCGGACGCCTGGCTGCGGCCGCCGCCGGGCGTTCGCGGATCCACCAGCCACAGCGGCCGCGGCGCAATCAGGTTCACCAGGTCGGGCAGGTCGAAGTCCAGCAGAACGCCCGGCACGACAATCTCCGCCACCCCCTCGTGCAACTTCGCCTGGGTGATGGCGTACCAGCTCGTCACGGTCTGCTCGGCCGCCACTCCGGCCACGTGGTCGTCCAGGGCCGCCGCCAGCAGCGCCGCCACCCCGGCCGCGCCGCGCCCCCAGATCCAGATCTTTTTCTGATTCACATGAGGCCGGGCGCGCAGCTCATTCACTGCCCGGAGCACCGCCTCCGTATGCCGAGCCACCAGACTGCGCCCGTACAGCCACTCCCGCGCCGCGGCCTGGTAGGCGGCGGAATAGCCGCCCCGTCCCTCCGGAATGGTGCCCAGATTGGCGGCCAGCACTTCATAGCCGGCCTGCTGTAACTGTTCGGCATCGGCCCTCGGGACGCCCGCCACCACGACGCCCGCCTTTCCGCCTTCCGCAGCCGCCGGAGCGCATTCCACACTCAACCCCAGCCGCGCGCGGACCAGCGCCCGCAGCTCCTCCCGCCGGCGCAGGGCCAGCGCCCCGCGTTTCGGATACAGCTCTTGCGCCACAGCCCGGTTCAGCGTGAACACGGTCTCGCTGCCGAACGAGGTCGCCAGATACCCGGTGGGCGTCGCCCACAGCCGCGACTCCGGCTCCGTCTCGATCTCGCCCTCCTCCACCGGACCCTCCACGCCGCGCAGGTGGCGGTTGAAAAATCGCACCATCGCCTCACGCCGCGGCCGGGACCAGCCGTGCGCATCATCATACTCGAAAAATTCCACACGGCCGGGCGCGTCCATTTTCTCGTAGAATTCCCGCACCGCCTGATAAGTCGCCCGTGTCCCCAAAATCGGAAAATAATCGCGAATTGCCGATGAAATCAGAAACGGTTTCGGGGCGAATGCGCGGATGAAATCGGCGAAATCCAGCCCGGCCGCCAGAAAGCCCGGCCACACCTGCTCGGCGTCCTGCGGCCCCGGCCCTTCCAGAAGCTCCTTCCACCGGGTGATGTAACAGGAGGAGACCGCCGCCGCCAGCCGCGGCTCAAAAACGGCAAGGTAGGCCGCCTGCGTGCCGCCGCCGGAGTTGCCGGCCACTCCGATCCGCCGCGCGTCCACTTCCGGCCGCGTCGTCAGATAGTCGAACGCGCGGACTCCGTCCCAGATGAAATAGCGCGCAATGGAATGCCCCACCAGCAAACATTGCAGCCCCGCCATGATGTGCTCTTCCACTCCCCCGGGCCGCAGCCGGGGACGGCCCATTTCGGCGTCGAAATACTCGATGCGTTCCCCCTGCCCGGGCGGATCGTAGGCGAGCACGACATAACCCTGGCGGACCAGCAGGATCCAGGCCCGCTGATATGTGGCCGCTGCCTTGCCCGCCTGGCTGTGGCCGGCCGCGCCAATCACGGCCGGAAATGGGCCCTGCTTTCCCAGCGGTACGTAGAGATTCGCGGTGACGTGAAACCCCGGCAGCGCGTCAAAAATCAGTTTTTCTACCCGATATCCCGGACGCTCAAAGACGCCCGTAACCCGTGCATTCAGCGGTGTGCGCGTCTCCGGCAGCCCGCCGATCAGCGCGGCCATCTTCGCGCGCAGCTCCTCCGGCGCCTGAAGCAGAGCCAGCAGAAAGAGCAGACCCGCCATCATGACGTGCCGATTCTACCGCCCCGCGGCCTCTACCGCAGCCGCCCGGGCATTGGGATTGATACGTCCATCCGGATCTCTTTCAGCCGCCGCGTCCGCATGTCGCCGAGCCACGCATCCACATACCTCCGCCCCAGATCGATCTCGGCCACCGCAATTTCGCCGCGCTGCGGCGCCTGCGCCACGCGCCGGCCGTCGGGATCCATGATGTAGGTCGGATGATCATAGCCGGACGCCGCCAGGAATACCTTGTTCTCAATGGCGCGCGCCGCGGCCAGCGTTTCATCCCCGCCCCAGATGGGCAGCAGGATCAGCTCGGCCCCCTGCGCCGCCAGCGCCCGCGCCGGATCCGGGAAAAAGACGTCGTAACAGATCATCACGCCGACGCGGCCAAAGTCGGTCTCAAACACCGGATACGAGCTGCCGGGCGTCAGCCCGCCCTCCACCTCCTCGCGCGGCAGATACACCTTCCGATACCGGCCCGCCAGACGCCCCTCGCGGTTGATCAGCACCGCCGTGTTGTAAATGGCGCGGTCCTCCCGCTCGTACAAGCCCGCGGCGACCCACGCCCGGTGGCGCCGCGCCAGTTCGCCCAGCTTCGCCGTCGTCGGGCCCGGCACGCTTTCCGCCACATCGGCATATCGCAGCCGCGTTCCCACCAGGGGAATCCCTTCCGGCAGCAGGATCACGTCCGCCGGAAGGCGCAGCCGCTCATTCACCAGGCGGATGAATTCGTCCACGCTCTCCTGCGCGCTCCGTTTTCCTTCCGGCCGCAGATTCACGCTGGCAACGCGAATGCGCCGGGGCGGCGGCGCGGGCGCTTCGTCAAGCCGCGCGTTGCGCCAGCGCACTTCGCCCGAGGGCGCATTGGCCAGCAGCAGCTCGAGCCTCGCCGCGGCCGCATTGGCCGGCGCCGGCGCGCTGAGGAACACATGAATCACGTCGCCGCGGCGTTCGCTCCAGGCGGCGTATTCGGGCTGCCCGGCGCGGCGTCCGCCCGAATCGAGCCAGTCGACGCGCGCCACCACCTGCCAGTTCTCCGCCGCCACCCCGCGCGCCTGATACTCGGCCGAGAAACGGTACCACGCGCCGCCGCGCACGCCTCCGACGCGGCGCACCCATCCCCCGTATGCCTCCGGACGCCCGCCGCCGCGCACCACCAGCCACTCGCCCTCGCGCGCCGTTTCGGGCCGCAGCTCCTCGCGCGCGCTCCAGACGCTCCAGTCTTCGGCTGTCTGCCCCGCCGCCACGGCGCACAGCCAGGCTGCCATGAAAAGCCCGCGCATCATGGCGGCATCTTATCAGCAGCCGCAGGCCCGCGGCGTGTGGAAGGCTGCGCGGCAGCGCTCGCTGCCGCGCTCCCCCGCGGCGCCGGTCAGGGATTCACATTCAGCTTTTTCGCAATCGCGCGCAGCAGCTCGCGGTCCGCCACGGTGAAGCCCACCACCTCCTGGCTGGCAAAGTTCCTGTTCCGCACCACGACGATGCCGCCGAAATCGAAGGCGAGCTCTTCGTCTTCGTCCAGTTCGCGGCATGGCGGCTGGATGTCGGGCAGGCCCTCCTTCTGCTCGTT
Encoded here:
- a CDS encoding aldehyde oxidase, with product MKKRRLGQRGPEVSAIGLGCMGMSFSYGPTPDRRDMIALLRAAVERGVTFFDTAEVYGPYTNEELVGEALEPFRGQVVIATKFGFRLRDDDQPGWLGLDSSPQRIRKAVEGSLRRLRVEAIDLLYQHRVDPNVPMEDVAGTVGELIREGKVKHFGLSEAAASTIRRAHAVQPVTAIQSEYSLWHRRPEAEVLPACEELGIGFVPYSPLGKGFLTGRIDESTQFAASDFRSRLPRFTPEAMRHNKALVELLEQFGRRRGATPAQVALAWLLAQKPWIVPIPGTTKLSRLEENLAAADMELTRDELHELDEAASRVQIVGERYPEEIERMSYL